Genomic window (Culex pipiens pallens isolate TS chromosome 3, TS_CPP_V2, whole genome shotgun sequence):
CCCCTTGGTAAACAAACCGAAAAGAGATCTGGGGTAGGAGAAAGAAAGAGATAACAAAATTTTTGCGTCTCACATTTTTTGACGCTTTGCAGGGCTGAATCAACAACAGTAGGGGCCCAGCTGtaaaacagaaatataaagtctAAATTCAGCTGCAAATCAGCTGTAAAAGCGCATTTCCACCAATGGAGTACCCGACGCGATTGGTAGtgaacaatgtatttcttatggagcgaactgtcaaactaccaCTTGTATCGGGTATTCCATTTCCAAACCATTTCAGCTGTTATTAATTGCAGGTAAAGCGCTGTTCGTGCTGAacaattcgacgccaacatttcaaaaagcatcatgtacaaaccatgcgttttgagaaaaacgcatttgaatgttgagcatccattttcaattcccgttttaatataaaagcaaaataagatgttctaataataacaaacgatgaaaaacgttgcttttattgatacttgatcatccaaattcaataaaacatcatttccgtaattttatttgagtaaaacaaacataactccttttgaaatcaccaacgtctatatcaccctgctgtcattgagggggatgctttgttatgattcgtttttcttcgccgaatgtacatggcgctttgttcatgttgcttttttttcgtcacgaggttcatgtagtcttttgtttgacaggttgacagggctatataaacagggactgctgatggcagagattttgtttatgttactttatttaaaatcatgattaaacagactttactgaagtaacttttgctcatttttggtggagaggtagcttattaggagtactttcagaatatgcaataacccagaaagtgtcaaaatgtacatgatgccttttgaaatgttaccgtcgaattacAACTTTTAGTGCTGATTGGTTACTTGAGTAGTTTCGGTTTTGACAGCTTTTGCCGAAACCTGAGTGAAATTCGACAAACCTTGATTAATCCATGAACCTTGGCGACTGTGTCAATTCTTTCGTTAAAAACACAAGCAACTTTATTCTGCTCGGGATCATCAACCGATTTTGACGTTTCGCGCTTTTGTATACAAAATCTTGCTGGGTTTCGCGAGTTTTGGTGGCGCGCCGGAGTGATTTCTGtttaacttttcaaattaatcagtaaaattcaagtgtaAATCCGCGCTAGTTGCCTGAAACAGCTGTAATTCAAATACGTCGACAATGTCGTTCAACTTTGGCAACCCGACCGCAGCCGGTGGCCTCGGATCGACGAGCACTCCGGCCAAACGTAAGTGCAATCTTTTTGGGTTATGTTTcggattgtttgttttgatcgTTCTGGTGTGGAAATACACAAATATcccaattttgtaattttgaaattttactgtagaatttgaattttaaatacaatatttataaaatatagcactgtttgaaaatattcaatagcACAAAATATCAATCTAtaatcattttttataaatgcCGCTCAGCGAAGTAACGTCCGTCCCGGACTTTCCTGGGCCTCGATCTCCTTCGAGTAGTTCCGCGACTGGCTTCGAGCCCTCCGACTACTCTGTCTTCTAGCCTGTTCAATGTCTGCCTGGTTGTCGATGCTCTGGAATCCTTTCCTAAAAAGTcgagattttttgttgaataaaataatgtgtaataattaaaacattttaaattgggTACCTCTTATAGCACATGTAGGCAAATACTCCCAGCATGAAGAGCACCAGGACGGATGTAATGGTGACCGTGATGTAGATGTAAAACATCTGAATTTTGTAAGACAGCATGTCCGAACTGGTCGGAGATTTACTGCGCCACATGTCTGATAGAAGGAAAACAAAACGATTAGTTTAGTTTGGTTAAGAATTCATTCGATTACACTTACCGGTGAGATAATTTGAATCCTCGTTAACGTCCAACGATTCCGGTTCGGGAGGGGCCACCGTCGTGGTGGTACTGGTCGTGGAGAGGGCGGTCGTTGGGATGTACGAGAACGAAAAGGCTGACCGAGTTGGCGGTCCGGGAAATACTATCTGACCTTTGTCGGCAAGAAAACGGGCCGATTTGATAAACATGGCTTTTAAAGTAGAGAAACAAATAGAAAATTAGGATTGATTCCTTTTACATTTGCACAACACGATTTAGGCACTTGCTCTAACTTGGGGATTTACCAATTAAAAACACTCCTTCACCCCTCGTCGAAATTCACAATGTTCCATCACAGCAAAGTGTAGTAACAAAAGCAcagatttgatgatttggttTAGAAACAAACTGGCAGCTGCAGTAATCCTTTAATCACACAGCTAATTAACAGCGGATTTTGCGTAGAACCGCCTCAAATCCGAATCGATCCCCGTCCTGCCAAAATGAACCTTGGACACATATCACTGCTTTCTT
Coding sequences:
- the LOC120422856 gene encoding uncharacterized protein LOC120422856 encodes the protein MFIKSARFLADKGQIVFPGPPTRSAFSFSYIPTTALSTTSTTTTVAPPEPESLDVNEDSNYLTDMWRSKSPTSSDMLSYKIQMFYIYITVTITSVLVLFMLGVFAYMCYKRKGFQSIDNQADIEQARRQSSRRARSQSRNYSKEIEAQESPGRTLLR